AGTGAAGAACAAGTTCTCAGCATTCCGTAGACTAACGGGAGAGGTGGTGTAGGGCTCGTTCAAGAGGTGCTGGGCTAGTTTTACAAGAACTTGAATTTGGCACTGAACTGCAGTAAAGTAGTTCCTGATTTGCAGGGTGAATCGAGTGGACCTAATGTGTACCACTGCCTTATATGCCATATCGTGGCTGAAAAATTGCAACACAGAAATTATTTGTCCACTATACCTCTTGGTGGTGCAAAAAATGATGCAGCAGGCACAATCTTTGACCTGTCTTCAGCATCAGCGTCACCCTGTTTCTGCATGAAGGGGAAATTGAATAAGGCTGTAGTTTGAAACCAGTGCAACACACTGTTACAGCTGATTCATAGGTGGAAATGGATACACACCTCACTCGCAACATCAATCTCGTACAGCTTCATAGAAATAATATCGTGGTTATCTGCAAAGGTCACAAAGGTTTTGCAGTCAGTGATGAATACTTTATTTGTGCACTGAAACGGTGACTTGAAGCTTGCAATACTGTTCTGCATGTCTTATGAAAACTGAACACAATATgaaattttaaagaaaatgtGCAAGTGCATCACCATTATGTTTGCTGTTTACATAGTATCTGTGCAACCAAATTTAGAAATGTACTATCAACGACATGAATGAAAGAGTTACTCTGGCActacaacaaaaagaaatgagaCACTGAAAAATTACTCTTCAGCCCACTAACAGCTGcccccaatattttttttttaaatgctagTAATGAATTTTTTATCACCATTTATGAAATTTATTATGAAAGGTGTGTCTATGTATCTGCTATTAAGGGGCATCTTTCAACAAATAGCTTTTGAATGTGCTTGGATCAGCAATCAAATGCTACTGCAACACCCTTGTGCCCTTTCCCTCCTTTTTGACAGTCAAAATGTACTCGAACCTATGCAGCCCACGCAGAAACCTGCATGCTCTATCCATCATCGCACTGAGTTTTTGTGCCAACATGActttcaaaagatgaagtgccaacagagacagcacaccaATGAAGAAACATCAATGACAGGACAAAGTGCCTTGTCCTGTCATTGATATTTCTTCATtggtgtgctgtctctgttggcgcttcatcttttgaaagctatgaaccaactagccccacaaggTGTTCTACTCCAACATTACCTCAAGATTGTACCACATGGCTCTTCATTGTGCACCTGTCTTGAAAGCCACAGTATTGCCCCAATAGTACCATTTTGTTCCACCAGATGGCACTACCACCTTATTGTGAAAGATGAAATTTCTCTACTGCTACTGCAAAAGAGACTAACTGGGTCACGTCTACAGAAATTTGGCCAATGGCAAGTACATAGaaatatacactgaaagttgCACGGCTTTCAGGAAGCTGAAGGTAAGAGCAGGCAATTTAttaattgtatggacactccatgcAAATTTTCACCGGCGCCGTGATACTCCGTATATATTCATGTACATGTATGCTATGTTTACCTATGCCCTATATACAAGGTACACACTATTCTACTCAAACGCCAAAGTTGCTAAGAGTCTTATTTTTTTGACTGAACGTTTCCTCAGACTTCTTTAGACCTGCAGCGTGCAAACGAAAGtaattaaatatttcattcacagtgtatgccttttatcttaaatcttctcagactattaaaaattgtgaaacaatatTAATAGTCACAACCTGAAAGTGATGCAATTCCACTAGTGCCACTCTTTATGCATGGGAAATGCAGTAGTGCCTATGCGATGATGCCATTACATGCCCAACAGGGCATGTTAAAGGATGCCAGAAATTTTGATGCACCAGCGTATGTCGTGTCCACGTATAGTTCAAACACCCTCCAAGGAGCTCGAgcacaacgctaaaccttgctatcactGTTAATGCTTTGCCCTTGAGACAAAACTGCCAATTTCTTTTAGTGAAACTGCAGGCTTCCTACAGCAAGTACAGCAATGTCGGTCTCGGATGTTATGGCAGTGTTGTCGAGTAAATGAGCAGGCTTATTAACCATGTTAAAACTCGTAACTACCGATGACAAGGTAACTTATCGCGAGCGTCCTCTGGTGCCAATGATGAGTTAACTCGTGAACATTCCGCAATTTTCGCACATGTGTATACATGCAGTTTCTTGTGATTTTTGACAAATATAAATAATACGCAATGACTTTTGGTATTTTTTTTAACAAGACTAGTAAAAATACAATAGTAGGCATTCCTGGTATCAtatttataaaaaattggcaCAAAATATGCAGGACTAAATAAAATCCTCCATTGTTAAAAATTTTCTCAGAATTTGTAAAGGCAGTTAAGGTGTCAAAAAATGTTGCAGGGCTGTTTTAATAATATATGAAGCTTATgccattactcgatcatgcatTTGTCGCATACACAGATGGCATTGTCACACCATGCATGACATAATCGGAGATAAATTTAGCCTCTTGATTGGCATTCAGAGAGGCACTGCTCAGCAGTACGTTTGTTGATCCAAGTGGGAGTGGTCACATTTGAGAGAGATCACTCAGCCATGGTAGGTATAATTCTTCTACCTCAAACCTGCACTCATCAGGAGTTATAAGGTGTACACGTGTTCAATTTGCTGCAGACATTTCAACCTTCCTTGACTATGGTACCCCTGCGTTTGACACGTAGGGTCCAGAAATAGCACGAAGAGACTCAGGCAGCAAGACATCCCGCCCCTATGACCATGGTGAAATGTGTCCGTCTCCATAGGGAGCGCACGCACAGGAGATTGAGGCAACCACAGGAGCCCCAACTAGCTACAATGGCAGCGGGATCGAGTGACGTAGGGAAGTTTCGGGCACCACCACTATAGGATGATCATTTGGGCGCCCTATTTATGGGTATTTGGACACTAGGTAGTGCCCAAATACCCTCTGAAAAGCAAATGGGCCTACTACAAATAGGGAGTGAGCATGATTGCAAAATTAGACCACAAGACCTCCACTAGCTGTAACCTAAGTTAGGCATGCACGCTTTCTAATCCCTCAATAAATGCAACTTGTGTATTTGGTTACGTCATTTCTACCCTAGTGCCTGTGCACCTGCGTCCCTGATACATGCTAcccgatttttttctttctcgagaGCTCACCCGCAATATATTTTGCAACAAAGCTCATAACAGAAACATTTTAAAAGTAAGCAATCCCTTTTAAATATAATTAGCTATTTTGTCCCACGTTTAACTTTTGCATACACAAGTGCTGTAGACACTTCATTTATGAACAAGGacaaatgataaaggaaaataCACTTTCTGTATATGAATGTTACTATACACCAATTAAGGAAATGTCACCTGAAAGATCTCCAGTGACTGCAGATGCCCCAAAATAATAATGGGTTGGCAGCTGAACACCCTTCACAGTGAAGCATTCCTTCCAAGCATTTTTCCCTTCTATGTCTGTTGCCAGCTGTAGCAGCATACAAAAGAAAACtgattaaaaaaaggaaactaacCCAAGAAACACATAGCAGGTTTCATGGTTGCAAAACATTACACTGGTGAGCAAACACAAAAACAGTTAGGATTAACCTTTCTTCAAGTGCGCAGACTTGAGAAAGCCATGCCGGGCTCCTTTTGTACATGAGCCACTATGCTTACACCCCAACTGCTTGTGCCATTGTGGAGGCCCACTTTAAACACTAGTATAATAGGGGCATGgcaaaacacaaaagaaaatcaGCCCTCGGGTGGTATTAATAAGGACTTGGAGATGCTGCTCTGACCACACTTAGCATAAACATGTATTCATCACTTCAATGCGTATGGGATTTCACACAGCACAAAGCTACGTCAAGCACAACAGCAGACAAAACTTTTGAGGGTCATCAGTGGATGCAGCTAAATACATAAGCGATATCCAGACCATTTCATAGCACCACTTCAAAGGAAGTTAATATGCCAAAGTTGAAGAGACCTTCAAGTTGACGAAAGAAgcctttgccaatttaaaataaAATCTCCTTTCCTTTGAAAATGCTGCAGCTTGCCTGACTTAGGTTTACACAACAAAGGTAATAAAAAATGTCCGCAAACACGGAACTGACAAACAGCATGCATTTGAAAAGGTCAATGAATGCTGAGCCTTTGTTTGCATACAAAGATTTCTCAGTGGTTATCTTGACAGCATTAGTAGCTACTCAAACCCTAAACTTGAGGAAGACTTGCATGGACAAATCAGATTTAGAGCATAAACAAAACCTGCAATGCACGTTCAAGTATTTAATGCACAGTGTGAAAAGAAGTAATTGCCTTGCCAGCAGGTTCGCATTAATGTTTGATTACAGCAGCTTGTCTTCTACTTCCTGGATAATGTGAAGAAGCTGTTCAGTTTGCCCTCTGCCTCAAACTTTTGGGCTACTCAATGTGTGTGACGTCATTTGTAGTCATCTGACAAGGGTAGCTTTCCATTCATTTTTTCTGCTAGTGTGGCCATACTTTAACCCTtagagggtcaatgacgtaaatatatggcgCCGCGAACAAATCCAAAATGgttgatgccatatatttacggcgccatctgtacgtttaaaatgcgcaccaatttcctaactttcttttctggcatgtgctgccactatgtgggaatacagggaactTTTTTTCTTGTGCCGCCCTTTCTCAGTTTTCATTGcacggtttgttttagagctagtttgctccagcGCAtttatatactaccgctcgcgcattgacGCGAGCGCAGGCGGGCGGCGGTTTGAGTTTTGTTCCGCGGGCGGTTCCAGCTTCTTGTGCTCGCAAAACTggtggctatctcgttactaatcgctcaaagggcgaccgcctgtttctcgctcgtttggTGCTCACAGGGGTGTGAATAGGAAgaatgccgccgtgcatgcgttttttttttttttttgagaattgCAAAAATTAATTGCTTCTGGTTGGCAATAAAATGAAGATTAGtagaagtttgtcacacattttgctttcttgatgggcacacaaccacagtcttcttgagtgcgctcacctacgcaatttgattacgctatggacgtaaatattagtgtaagagcaggaacatttgacacTTGCGAAAAATTCTAgtgtgcgcattttctaagccttatGTGTACAGTCAagtccacttataacaatgttcaagtgccatgaaaatttaattgttataactgataattgttataaatgggttgcacgaaaaaaagcataacaactgcaaagaggggtcacagaCGGCAAGTGACATGCCAGCTCCGCCGAGGCATCGTTTTGGTGGTCCCGAAAGGTCATCTTGAGCGCATTGCGGATAATGGTTGCAACTGTCGTCTGTGACAGGCCGTACTTGCGtactaagttgcacactttttcaCCACCTCTGTGCTCTCTCAAAATGTTTCGCTTCGTTTCCAAAGATATTGCCGCTCGCTTTCTCTTCTGTGGCAGTTGATCCAGTTGAGCCACGCTGGCCACGCTTCCTGAAGGAGAATCCTCCATCGTTGAACTCTTGGGGGGGGGATCCGATGGGCTTGCAGAACCAGTAGGACCAAGGCCGGTGATGGCAGATGACGAAAACCTCGCTGGCAACGCACGTGCTTTGACACTGTACGCTGCCGAAGTGCAACTGGTGAAGCAGGAACCAAGGAGAATGGGAAAGATGGGGCAGCCCACACTCAACTGCCGTGAAGCGCAGTGATGCCAACTCAGGTCAGCGTTTTATCCCTAAAATGAACCCCCAGAAATCCCTAGATTAAAGAAAAATCCCTagattttctttgtttacttgttAATGTGGCAATTTCAGCTTTAACAAAGTCTCAGCGCAGTTCACTCTTTGTTCCATTTGTTATACATTTTATCAGAGATAAATAAATGTGTATTAACCGCATCTGtagcttttttcttaattttttgtaGAGTTATCATGCATAGAGGGTCGACAGATGGCACCACCAGATAGAGGGGGAGCCAGCAACGACACTCAGATGACTCCCTCTGTATCTGAAGTGAACTTCGAGCAGATGACTCCCGTTTCACCGCACCGCCTTTCGAGCTGCTCCTTCAGCAGGCTCATCTTCACGCGCAAAGAACCCATGCAGCCCTTTAACAAAAGAGTGGTCCCAAGTTGAAAGAGTTGGATATTGTCTGCTAAGCCCCGTCATCACATCGAGGTATTTTATTCAGACAACATTAACAGTCTTTTTATGATGCGCACAGAAAAACGAACATGTTGGACTTCGTTAAAGTCCCCTTCTCGCCTCAAATAGAACACTCAGAAGCGGTGAAATGGCGTACCTCACCGCACAGTTCTTTATTTATCAAAGTCTCAATCAAAGATTGTCAAACAGTAGTTGGAGCGACTAAGAAAGGACTTCACGAGAAACTGACATCCCCCAAAATTTAATGTTGCTAGTTATAGAGCATCaacgaatccggcaacattgatgccttcaggtagcatatgtgggtttattgaccagttgccttcacccaaaaagatcacgttctcgtgacgcctgcggcaacaaggacgttccacgtccgctgccaaggtctgtgagtgatggcgctggctaacactcccagggttctactagtacacatacatacccaagaaagtggatggggaaacagcgccgcggtagctcaattggtagagcatcgcacgcgaaatgcgaaggttgtgggttcgattcccacctgcgGTATAATCAGATACGTCTGCCTTGAGGCCGCTTAAAGTAACAACTATACGGACTCTTAAAATCCCTAGATTTCACAAAAAGACGCTAGATccctaaagcaaagaaaaaatctcTAGATCTAGGGATAAATCCCTAGGGTTGGCATCAGAGGTGAAGCGTTTTCAACGAGCGGCACACCCTCAGAATGGACTGCTCCTTGCGCACCGatacaaaagcaacaaaagaaatgcCTTGCTTCCCTCTCCTACTCTGCCCAGAGGAAAGCGTCCGTCTTTTCTCCTGCTTCTCCTGCTCACCCCATTCTCCTCGCATGCGTCGTCACGTGAGCTCCGCATACAGGCGCGCGCTTTTGGCAGAGTAGTTTGGCCGGCGTGGTCGTCTCAACTGTACAACACTCATCTACATGACACCATCTAGGCAGTTTACATGCAGCAGTAACACATTGCAGAAGGAGGCACTTACTGTCAGAATGTCATTTTCATAGCGGATGACAACATGAGTATCATGATCAACATTTCTAAATTTGGCCTCGCATCCAGCTAGTTCAGTGTGGGTGCCATCCCGGTCATGGTCGTATGACAACGATCCATTGTTGACCATTGCAGAAATATAGGGGTGACCATGCTGCAGAAGAAGTGAGAAATAATCACATGTCAGACTGttacacagaaaagaaaaatacattatTGCCCCAAAAAACGAATATCATATCAGAATTTAAATTCGAGACTTTTTTATGCTTTCAGTATTAACACGCTAAGTTATGCCACTACTGTATCCTAATTTTGACTTAAAATTACTACATACTTCCTATCAGCATTCTCTGAAAGACGGTTTCAAAGGCCCTTCAAATGTGCTAAACAAAGACAGGGTTGAAAATTTTAGATTTTAAGATAAATTACACTGAAATATGTCTCGTCAACACTCATAATTCACAAATGCAGCACAGAAACAGAAATATACTTCATACTAATGTAGTGAAATGGGCGATCTCTGCAATGAAGTAAGACATTTGCTATCATGATTAGTGTGCCGGCATCATGTTACACCCTAAAAACTAAACCACCAGTTTATATGGTAATGTTTCCAATGACGCATCACAACATTAAAGACTACAGTTTTCACTTATTCTAGTTCATGGCATGACCTAATGTGAAACAAAGAAGCAAATGAAGTTTCCTTGAAATATGTTTTACAATAAAATTGTGTTTGCATAAGAATTTCTAAAAATTTGGTTTTGAGAAAAAGTTTTTCAAACACCATACACCAAGGCATGCACCAGCATTTGAAACTAGGCAGAAACAATTCCTTCTGCAGCGCATTCTTGAATGTCTGCGGAAGCTTAAAATGTTAAAAAATAATACTAATAAAttaaaagaattttttttcaggGAACAGGAAAACTTTCAGAGGACGGTGCCATACCTTAATATAAGGTGAAATAACTTGGTTAATCACTAGCCTTCAAAGTTAATCAGCTGTATTCATTTACATGCACAAGCTCTAAAAATTGAAGACTACACATCCTGCATTAGATGATTGTTTGAACAAATGCTACTGACCTAAAATCAAGGCCATGGTGCAAGTGGCACTTGCAAAGCTATCTTGAACCAATAAaccaaattaaagaaaattatgcgcAAGCACACCTTCAGAAAAGTAATCAACTGTATGACTCCAATTAACAGATGTTGTGTTACAAAGTTATACCAAGCACAATTTCCCGCAAGCAACATTCATAGCTCTGACAGCAGAATGCTATTAAACTGCTCAAAACAGGCACAGCAGTAAGAATTAAAGCACATCTTCAGTCATGTCTGATGAAGTCATTTCCATGAAAGTTATAAAACATTCAAGAAAAGCCTCAGTTCAAATTTCTATCATGCATATCAACAATGTATTAGTGAGAGGTCTAATTCAATTTCCAGCTCCAAATACAGCCTCATGAAGTGCACTCTCACAAGTAGCGACAGAAGAACGCTTACATTATGTGGGCCATTTTGGTTGGCATATGTGTCAAAAAATATTCCCAAACCAGAAAACTGATCTTTGCTACCAAATACCGGTCCTGAAATAAAACAAGCAAGAATCCACTCAGTCAAAGGTGACACAGAACTGAAAAGAATTGAAAGCACTCAAAGATGGAAAAATATCAGTGCCTTACTAAAGAACAAGGCTACTGTGAAGCAGATATGAGATAGGAAAACACAATAGTGGGAGAGGGATAGAAATATGTCAAAAGTTGCACGGCTATATTTTCTTTTAAACTTCAACCCCGTTGGCATCAAGGCATTCACGAGCCAGGTTTTGAGCATGGCAAAAGATGGGACTAAGGCAGCCGGGAGGAGGAGGAACAATAAGACAAGGTAATTCACTAGCATATGTCGGTGTATCTGTTCCCTTGGAGGAGGACATTTGCTGCCGCATTCTTGACCTGTTAATGGCTACAGTACCATTGTGAACCTTGGGAATACAGGCAAGTTATTTCTCACCCATTTTTGCACAACTCTTATTCAACAAGTGCAAGGAGCTGCAATCAGTCTTATTTCTACTTGAATGCAAAAGGATGTGCAAGCATCTTTGCTGCTGTAAACCTTTAAATGACAATGCACTCTGAGCAAACTACTTAGAGGTTAATTTGTTTGTTTACAGTCTGTGATCCTTTGAACTATTAAAATTAATGTATTCACAGTGCGACACACAGTGTGCAGTCCTGTGGACTTAACCATTATGAGCAAAAGAGTGTTAAACACAACAAATACCAACCTAAACTCACCTAAATGAAATAAGTAAGCAACAAAAATCAATTCCAACTAAAAAACTTACCTCATAAATTTTATTACTTAATCTACTGTCAGCCAATGTGCAATGCAAACAGTGCCTAATCATCTAAATGTTTGTCATAAGGTCAATACTATGCACTTAGTTGCACATCAGTATACGTATTTTTCATGGCCAAATATTTACAATAGTACCGTAAATGCCACATATAAGGCCACACATAATACGAGGCGAGATTTGAGGACAGCGAAAGGCGAAAAAAGAAGTTTCATTCATGTATTACGAGTGAGGCAAACTCAGCAAAAACATTGACATTGGACTTCACGCTTCAATCGTCATCTTCGGTTGCACTGTCTTTGGACAGTTTCTTGACCAAGAACTCTTCCCAGAGAAAGTAATCTTCTGTGTCGTTGAGCGCATTCGAAATACTGCACTTCTTAAAAGTGCGACACACAAGGTTCTCCTTGATGCTCACCCATGCATGTGCAATCCATTTACACAGCACGGCTGGCAATGCCCGCTTCAGCCTTTGAGGATGATGGTAGCCATGCAGAAATAATGAAACCAAACCTTCGAGCCAGATTATTTGGATACGCATGTAGTTAAAGGCGGAAATTAGGGATGGTAATAATTGAAAAGATCTGTATTAAATGCAGGTTCTTATGGTAAGTAATTACTTAGGAATTGTTGCAAGTAGGTTTTATTCTAGATTTCTGAGTGTGCTAATCGATCTGACTGCTCAGAAAACATCAACCAATTGCTTGCTTGACGGACTGTGCACGGATTTGCAAATGCGAGGAACCTGTCACCAAAACTTAGTTTTATTTTGAAGTACATATTTGTTGCCACGGAGAAGTCTCACAAGCTGTGCAGTGGGATTAGCTTGAAAATTAAGAACGCTGATATTTTTTCCCAAACATTGCACTTACCCAATTCCAAAGCTTCTTTTGCATACCACACCGCAAAACCATCACCGTACAGCTCCTTTCCAGTGCCATGGACTCTGAAGTGTACATGCATTTCCCAATTTTTGGACTTGCATGGCTAGAAAAGAATGCGAAACAAAAATCAGAGCAAGCTGTGCAAGCTTTAATAGCTTTCAGCCATGTACTTAAAGCTGAGCGTGAGCAGTGACGAATTATTGGTACAGTTGATTCCCATTAATTTGACCTGACAGACATTTTGCTTGATTCAAATGCACTGAAAAGTCCCAGCAAGAAGCCAAACATTGCTACTGAAG
This Dermacentor albipictus isolate Rhodes 1998 colony chromosome 1, USDA_Dalb.pri_finalv2, whole genome shotgun sequence DNA region includes the following protein-coding sequences:
- the LOC135916318 gene encoding vesicular integral-membrane protein VIP36; its protein translation is MVPLEIMWRLLCLFLFGILFEVKTNLFAAAEWNTKDYMKKEHSLVKPYQGAGMTIPNWDFLGHTMVTSSYIRLTPDQQSAKGAIWNNLPCKSKNWEMHVHFRVHGTGKELYGDGFAVWYAKEALELGPVFGSKDQFSGLGIFFDTYANQNGPHNHGHPYISAMVNNGSLSYDHDRDGTHTELAGCEAKFRNVDHDTHVVIRYENDILTLATDIEGKNAWKECFTVKGVQLPTHYYFGASAVTGDLSDNHDIISMKLYEIDVASEKQGDADAEDRSKIVPAASFFAPPRDHVDDPPPALSGTKLFLIVLCAILGLVLCVIVGFVLFQKQQETSRKRFY